In Drechmeria coniospora strain ARSEF 6962 chromosome 03, whole genome shotgun sequence, the DNA window GACGTATTTGAGAACATCCCGCCGCTGCGCGTCGGTGAAGCCCTCCATGACCTTCCAGAAAAGCTTAATGGTCGGGTGCTCCTCCCTGTCGTCGCCGATTTCGTACAGCCCGCTGTAGACGGTGTTGTGCCGGAGATCGTTGATGTCTATTTCGGACGAGTCCCCGCCCACGAGCCGCTGCAGCTCGGACTGGTTAAACATGGACAGCCAGGAAGGCTTGATCATGGTGTGTAGTCCCCGAAGGAATGCTGCCGTTTGCAGGGACGgctggacgacgagacgatggcgagccATGTACGAGATGTATAGCAGACGGTTGTCGTTGGTAACGGGCGTCAAGTCGCCGTTGGCAATCAACTTTCTCGTCACCGTCTTCACCGGTTGCCCCGGCGCCGAGACTTGATCCTCGACGGTGAAGTCGAACCCGAGGTCGGAGAGGTCGCCGGCGTAGTTCTTGAGTCGTAGCATCCCATTGTACAGCTCCGCATCCATGTCGCGCAAGTCGTTGATGCTGCCCTTGTACGCATTCTCCCCCTTTGTTCCTGCCGACGGCCACTTGAGGAGGAAAAAACCAGCAAAGGCCAGGTCTACGAGGATCCCCTCGTACATGCATTTCCCCACGATACGGCCGAGAAACTCGAAGCGCTTGAATAGATTCGCCATGGCGTATCCGAattcgccatcgccatcccgCAACCCACGCTGCCGTAACGACTGGCGCATCGTGTCCGCAATCGTCGGATTGGGAAAGAGGAGACCCTGCTCGTTGGGAGTGAACATGCCCAGACCACCCCTTTCATTCCCGAACGCTTCCGAAGTGACGCTCGTGAGAAACTCTTTCGTCACACCGCCACCGTCAATGCCTGCTTCGGGCGCATCGAACTGGTCCACAAAGGTGATTTGTATGGGATCTTTCAGGCCGTCGCCTAGTTGGTAGAACTGCTCGTAAGCGTCGTCGAACAGCTGCCCGCGTCGGATCCGGGCGTGGTGCCGTGCCGAGGGATGCATTGGAAACATCGGAAACGGATTGTCACCGTCTCTGCGGACTCTGTCGAGGTGAATAAACTGTCGGAATATCATGACCCGCGTCTCGAACGGGACGACAAAGGGCATGTGCTTCAATATTTCAAGCTTCGGGCCCATTTCCGCCAGCCTGCGATCTCTCTGCGATCGTATCTGTTGTGCCTTCAATCTCTCGAGCCTGGCGTTTCGTGAAAGCCTCTGGGCTGCGACGGTGGAATAGAATTCCGGATTGACATCGTAGTCATCCAAGGACAGACTCCCCTCATCGTCGCTGTCCTTGTCTTCTGCCTCTTGATTCTGTCGCTCTTCTTCCGCGATGACGGCATTAACAAAGTCTTCTTGTTCAAGCTTGTCTGTCATGAGCCAGTGAGTCGCGGACAAGAAATGCATTCTCGAATCCCGTTCATAAAGCATTCTCAGGGTCGTCGTTATGATGCTTCGGAGACTGTCCAAGTCGACTCTTGCGGACGTCGCAGATGCTGCCCCATCAACGGAACCATCAGAGCCGAGATAAGGCTTCAGACGTGACTCTGTAAGCAGTTCCGCCTCTTCGTGGCTTCGAGCAACCTCGTTGGCTTTGTAGTGAAGTGAAAAGGCGGTGTTCTTCAACGCAGTGGTAAGGGCATCGACGTCTGCACGGGACAAGCTGCAGGCTCGAAGCTGCGAGATCGCTGAGCTGCTCTCAAACCGCTGATTGCTCATACCACTGAAGAAATCTTCGTCATCACTGAGTCGAAGgatgaacatgtacagttcAAGGAAGAGCAAGATAATGCGCCATTCTTGATCCTCGATCGTCTCCCCAAACGGCCGAGAGCTTCCGTGAAGGTACCTGCGCAGCATGACCGTTGGTTTCTCGGATTCGCTCTGAAGCTTGCGGAATATAGAAGTCTGTTTCATAATCTGCCATAGAAACTTGACCGTCGGTATTTCGCCAGTAGTAGTTGGAATCTGGGCGAGGGACAACCGCATACGTGTATCGTCGGCGCTGCCCGGAAAGGATTGAAGAAGTGCGAGTATGtagccggcgaggatgctGGTTCTTTGCAGCTCACGGTTTATCGTCTCTGCCAAACTATCCGAGAAATCATGCAAAAGCTTAGTGATGCCAGAATGATCGACAAGCGAGCTCAGTTGATGTGAGACATAAGGATAAAAAGGCGTTGCAATGGAGGAATCGGGGTCATTGGAGGGCACGTCTGATGTAGACCGAATGGAAGACCGCGCGCTTAAATCCGCGGAAAGAAACGAAAGCTGCGAAAACACGGCGCTCAGATAAGCAAACTTATCGGATGGGTTCAGCCGGATGTGACCAAGGTCAATGAAGTGAGCCAAAAGCCACAATAAGTCGTCCTTGGATAATATAGCTCTTCCGGATTTGACGTCGTAGTCTGCGATGATTGCCATGGAAAGCTTTCCAGTGTCAATAGCCTCTGAAAACAAGTCTATGTTGGCCTCGAACTGAGTCAAGCCATTCTTTGCCAAGAAGGAAAAGGCGAGGGCACTGTATGCACATGACTCTGCTAGAAATACGTGAGAAACCACTTCAGCGCACTGCTTGGCATGATGGACACGGAAAGACTGGATTGGAAGAATGACCGGTATAGCTTACCATCATCCGACTCTTGATGGAGCGGTATCGTGAGGGCCGTCGCTATCAGCTCTTTCCAATGACCAGCTTCGTGAGATCGACTGAGCTGTGCTAGTGCCTCAAAGTATTGGCCAATCGATTTTATTACAATGGTAGGAGAGTCCGAGATTATCTGGATAAGAAGCTTCAACAGTATGTCTGCGTCTTGCAGTGGATCTCTGCGGCGAAGGATCAACACCAGCTCATGCAATTCAACTCGGAGTTGACGACGTGGACATACCTCCCGGGGGTGGAGATTTCGTGGAGCGACTGGACGAGTATGTCCACAAAACGCCTTAGTCTGCAGGAATGCATGTTGGCCGGAATAATCTGGTCGAGAGGGACTTCATCTGAGTCTCTGGCGAATGTAACGGCTCGCTGAATGTCGTCGGCTCGCCGAGCCGAGAAAAATGCAAGAAGTAGGTTAATCGCAGGTAGAGATCGCTGACCGGGGCTAGCGTTCGATGAAGAGTTATAAATGTCGTCGAACATGGCCCTCCGCGTCTCGGCCAGCGCTGTTCTTGTTCTGTGGCCTCTCCACACCATCTGAATCTTGCCAGCGGCCTTgaggcgccgccgctcgaTCTGTCGTTTCTCCCGTTCGGCCTGCGCATCGGAGACAGTCTTGGTGGCATTCGAGGCGACCGAGGGGCTCCATGAGGTATTCGCAAAGGGGTTGCCGGCCTGCCCGCTCAAGTTGACATTACGGGGTCGCTTCGAGCTGCCCGTAAATGTCGAGAACATGATGACGGTGGTGTGGCTGATCTCTCACGAGCAGGCCAAAACACATGACATCGCTTGGGAGCGCTTAGAAGAAGGGATGGAAATCGTTTGTTGGAAAGCCAAGGAGACGATTTTGGGACGACGGGCTGATTCAAGTGCGCAACGGCAAGGAccatgcacatgtgcatggGCGATTCGATGTGTGATGTTGGGTATTACGTCTTACCCGGCACAGCAACACAGCTCACTGATAAGATAAGATTGCGGATCCCTtgcactacagtactacagtagtccttacagtacatgcacatgtatcGTGTTCAACAATTcacaccgtacggagtacagtaagtacaagtacatgtaaacaagtacagtattgatACACCCGACGCACGCGCATCTTTAGTACCTAAGGTTttaaagtacagtaagtacctctgtcgtccgtgcatgcacataaGGTAGCCTTTCCCTACTTACATACAGGTTATCAGGCACTATTAATGTTGATACGaagtatacagtacacgtactccgtacattagtacttacggagctCTTACAATTATTACACCTACCAGGTATCAGTACTATACCATGCCTGGTCCTTGATGtatgcacagtacatgtccgcCTTGGCTTAGTACACACACGACTACTGGCTGCGAGGAGAACATGGAGGCAAAGGCAGGAGGAATACTCAGCGGGGGAGGCTTCACATACAGTGAACATCGAAGGCGAGcataagtactaggtagtgtAGATTAGTAGTGAGCACACATGTCAACCGACCATAATcgtgtattacttgtaactaactactccgtaactgGGCGTACTtaggacggagtacagagaGTACAATACTCTGTAGAAcaacttacagtaagtactgtacctaggttctgtacatgcatttcAGCtacccgtacggagtactgcacgtaAGTGTACCTTGCTGCGTACCTACGTACCTACTAATGTAGTACCTCCATACCATGGGCGTACCAACCTTGATGCATTTTCCCAAGAGAATCCAAGAACCCTGGGAGTCTAGTACAGTGTACATTTCAGGCACCTGCACCCTGTACTGCAGCTCcctttacggagtactctgtacgtactgtaccaagtacatctataatacagtgcaagtaatatCTGCCGACACAGGCACCCAAACAAACAGGAAGAACTCGTgacatgtaagtagttgtacttagtGTTCTTGTAAtccgtactactgtacttaggtactccgtactactatACCCAGACTCCGTAATAGGTAGACAGTGCGCAgcacaggtacttacttacgttGTTCACATGCAGACTCCTGGTACCCACTTCAGGAAGCTCAGCCTCTGCAGTATTAATACGTGCAAaactgcacggagtacggagaacttacagtaagtaaatgcatacttgtactgcaagaACGTTGGAAGatgtactttgtactgtactccgtacagaggtAGCTGTTGACATGTAGCATTGAGGAAGGTTCTTTGGCGATAGGAATGAACCCGAAAACCTCGTTCCCCCATTCTTGCCTACCCTAATAATGGCAGAAGGAGTGTGAGGCTGGACATTGCCCGTTGTCTtctgctgtagttgtaggtcTTTGGAATGGGGGCTTTGAATGAGTTGGTGGTCTAACATCGTCTTGACGGCATCTGGTTGTTTGCCACAAGCAAACAAGAGAACTACGGGACGTATCAACACTACTCACGGCCCTTGATTTACCCTGGGACCGCTAGTACCAGTAGAGGCGGTATCAGTACAACACCTAGGTGCCTTCGAAGGTTTGATAGATGTTATTACTAGGCACCCTACATAGGTAGTATTTGGCATTAGTAGGTGTTCATCGAGATCACTATTCACTGTGGGTGAGAGCATCTGTTGTCGACTTCCTACCGCCTACTCAACGAGTGCTTTAACATCAGGTAATACAACTACTCATACGCACAAATCCTCATGCTTTAGTAGCAGGGAGCTTCTGTCCACGTGTGCCCgggtacatgtgcggagtactgatATGAAGATGTCCGTACAGGTCCATGAAAGtgtccatgcaagtacgcgTGAAGACGTGCTGCACTCGCGCTTGAATGCGAGCATGCATGGATACTGCCtgggagcagcagcagcagcagcaccaacCACCCACAAGAGGAGAATTTCAGCACGCAGGAAGAGCCAACCAGCGTCATGGAGGGGCGATGATCCTGCCACTGACGCGCCTATAGGATGCTGTGGTGCGCCGCGTTGCTCAGTTTAGCGCACACCACCTCGGCCAGGCTAGAACCCCTCTTAGTCGGGAGGGTGACAAAAATAAGCGAGACTGGATGACGCGGGACACTGTCCAAATCATGGGGCAGTTAGGAGCTTCTTTTGgtgaagtacagtacaatgcTTGTACTCACATCTGATAAAACTGAATAATATCCCTTCTGCTGCTACATGACGAATTCCAGCGCGGCATGAGTCAAAAGTCAGAGATTCTCCATGCTCGCACCAGGCATCCGTGTTTCGCTTTTTTGTGTCACTAGCTGTTCCCCCTCACCCCACCCTAGGCGTGCCGTACAGTTCGCGCACTGTCCTGTACCTGTCAAGCAACTGGACTTTACACGTAAAACTAGTCACATATAGCGTATGAAACGAGGAACGCGCACTGGCAGGAACGAGGGCTACAGtgtccgtactccgtgctagtATCgaagtacgtacttgcagagtacCAGTCGCGCACGGCGCCACGACAGGGAAGTCACTCCACATGGGACAGGTTGTGCGGCCTTTGAAAAAAATAATCACCACCGCAAATCAATTTCCCTCTTCTCTCCTCTTCACACCACCCAACCTTTATCTCCAAATCACAACACCCCCATAACGACGAGTCGGTTCAGAGGTACGGTTCTTCGTACGGATTCTCTGTTCTTGCTCTTGTTCTTTCAATCAAGAAAATCAAACAAAAAAAATTGAAAACCCCAAAAAACCCTTCGGCAGTCCTGTCTCGCGCCACCAGTCGACAGAACACCACAAACCCGACACTCTTCATCCACTTTGAGCCCGCATCCTCGCTTCTCAAAGTTCAAGTTTGACTCTGCGACCTCGCTTCGTCTATCTGCAGTCATCCTTCTTCCTGAAACCCAGTACGTTCTCGCCATAGCACCCTCTCGTGCTTGGCCTAGCCCCCACAAGAAGTTCTTACGCCTTCTAACGCCATTTCCCTCGCAGCCGTTGTTCATCCTACCATCAGTCAGCGACGTAAAATGGCTGCCAACACCACTTCCGGCGCTGTTGATCAGCTCGCCAATGACCTCAGCAACACTACCCTCAATGGCAGCGGCGATGCCAAGGCTCCCACCATCGACACCAACGTGGCTGCCACCACTGAGGATGCGTCTGGCCCGACCCCAAACTCTGCCGCTCCCCACCCTCAGAACTCTGCCTCTCTTTACGTCGGAGAGCTCGATCCCTCCGTCACCGAGGCCATGCTCTTCGAGCTGTTCTCCCAGATCGGTGCCGTTGCCTCCATCCGCGTCTGCCGTGATGCCGTTACCCGCCGCTCCCTCGGATATGCCTATGTCAACTACAACTCGACTTCGGATGGCGAGAAGGCTCTCGAGGAGCTCAACTATACCCTCATCAAGGGCCGCCCCTGCCGGATCATGTGGTCTCAGCGTGACCCTGCCCTCCGCAAGACCGGCCAGGGCAACGTGTTCATCAAGAACCTGGACGTTGCCATCGACAACAAGGCACTCCACGACACCTTTGCCGCTTTCGGTAACATTCTGAGCTGCAAGGTTGCCCAGGACGAGCATGGAAACTCCAAGGGCTACGGCTTTGTTCACTACGAgaccgacgaggccgctTCGCAGGCCATCAAGCATGTCAACGGCATGCTTCTGAACGAGAAGAAGGTCTACGTTGGCCATCACATCCCCAAGAAGGACCGTCAGAGCAAGTTCGAGGAGATGAAGGCCAACTTCACCAACATCTACGTCAAGAACATCAGTGCCGACGCCACTGATGATCAGTTCCGCGAGCTATTTGAGCAGTATGGCGACatcacctcgtcgtcgcttgCCCGCGACCCTGAAGGCAAGAGCCGtggcttcggcttcgtcaaCTTCACCACCCACGAAGCCGCCTTCAAGGCCGTTGACGAGCTCAACGGAAAGGACCTCCGTGGCCTGGATCTATATGTTGGCCGTGCCCAGAAGAAGCACGAGCGTGAGGAAGAGCTCCGCAAATCCTATGAGGCTGCTCGTCTTGAGAAGGCCAGCAAGTACCAGGGTGTCAACCTCTACATCAAgaacctcggcgacgacattGATGATGAGAAGCTCCGGACCATGTTCTCCGAGTTTGGCCCCATCACTTCAGCCAAGGTGATGAGGGACACGCCCGCGGAAACTGCCGAGAAGGAGCGCGAGGAGcgcgagaaggagaaggagaaggaggacaaggacaaggagaacAAGAaggatgacgccgccgagacgacggagccCAAGGAGGCTGAGGAGGAAGAGTCGGCCGACAAGAAGTCTGACAAGAAGACCGACAAGAAGCTGGGCAAGAGCAAGGGCTTCGGATTCGTCTGCTTCAGcaaccccgacgacgccaccaAGGCTGTCGCCGAGATGAACCAGCGAATGATCGAGGGCAAGCCGCTTTACGTTGCTCTGGCTCAGCGCAAGGATGTTCGCAAGAGCCAGCTCGAGGCTAGTATCCAGGCTCGCAACCAACTGCGCATgcagcaggccgccgccgccgccggaatGCCCCAGCAGTACATGCAGCCTCCCGTCTTCTACGCCCCCGGCCAGCAGCCAGGCTTCATGCCACAGGGTGGTCGTGGGATGCCCTTCCCTCAGCCCGGCCTCGGCATGGGAGGCGTCCAGGGCGGCCGTCCTGCCCAGTTCCCTGGCTACCCCCAGCAgggtggccgaggcggcgtccCCCAGCAGCTCCCCCCCAACATGTACGGCATGCCCGGCCAGTTCCCTCCTCAGTACGGCCAGCCTGGTACGCCGCAGTTCATGGCCGCCATGCAGCAGGCTCAGCAGGCTGCTCTGGGTGGTGGCCGTGGCGGTCCTCAGGGCGGTCGCGGTGCCATGCCGCCCCCCAACGCCGCTGGCGGCATTCCTGGTGCCGGCATGCCTGGCTACCCTCCCAATAACCGCCAGCAGGGCAACATGGGACGCGGTGTCAATGCCAACGGTgctcgcgccggcggcaatTTCCCCAACCAACCCCGCGGCGATGCCAACACCAGCAGCGCTCTCCAGATGCAAATCGCTGCTGCGCCGCCTGCccagcagaagcagatgCTCGGCGAGCTGATTTTCCCCAAGATCCAGGCGATCAATGCGGACCTTGCCGGCAAGATCACGGGCATGCTCCTCGAGATGGACAACGCCGAGCTCATCAACCTGTAAGTTTCTTCGTGGTGAAGACGCCCGTGTGATCCGCCACTGATTGTGTATGCAGCATCGAGGATGATGTCTCgctcaaggccaaggtcgacgaggcgcttGCCGTCTATGACGAGTACGTCAAGGCCCAGggcggtgccgaggacggcgaggccaagaaggaggaggaggccaaggcttAAAGGAGCATCAAGTCACGGCCTCTCTTCTCTGCAGTTTTTAACATATTTCTTTTGTTATTTTCTTTTACGCAAACTTGCTACGTCCGGAAGGTATCTCGTCGAAATTGGGCGGTGACACGAAGAAGAGGTCAAAATCACCCTCGAGGCTTGCATTTGTACAGGTAGACTTTGTTACTATGTCTTCTCAGGAGGAACAAAAGTTATGGGCCTCGCTCGATTGGAGCGGGTGGTTGCGAAAGGCGCTGGTTGTCGGCCGTCCAGGACGGTCATGGCGAACCAAACTCCGTCAAGAGAACCCTCGGGAAGGCGTTGGGAGGGATGTCGTTGTTTCGTGGAACGAACGCGTGGAGAAATGGCCTATACCCCTCAGAACGAACGGTCAGCGTTATCACGGGCAGAAA includes these proteins:
- a CDS encoding E3 ubiquitin-protein ligase, producing the protein MFSTFTGSSKRPRNVNLSGQAGNPFANTSWSPSVASNATKTVSDAQAEREKRQIERRRLKAAGKIQMVWRGHRTRTALAETRRAMFDDIYNSSSNASPGQRSLPAINLLLAFFSARRADDIQRAVTFARDSDEVPLDQIIPANMHSCRLRRFVDILVQSLHEISTPGRDPLQDADILLKLLIQIISDSPTIVIKSIGQYFEALAQLSRSHEAGHWKELIATALTIPLHQESDDAESCAYSALAFSFLAKNGLTQFEANIDLFSEAIDTGKLSMAIIADYDVKSGRAILSKDDLLWLLAHFIDLGHIRLNPSDKFAYLSAVFSQLSFLSADLSARSSIRSTSDVPSNDPDSSIATPFYPYVSHQLSSLVDHSGITKLLHDFSDSLAETINRELQRTSILAGYILALLQSFPGSADDTRMRLSLAQIPTTTGEIPTVKFLWQIMKQTSIFRKLQSESEKPTVMLRRYLHGSSRPFGETIEDQEWRIILLFLELYMFILRLSDDEDFFSGMSNQRFESSSAISQLRACSLSRADVDALTTALKNTAFSLHYKANEVARSHEEAELLTESRLKPYLGSDGSVDGAASATSARVDLDSLRSIITTTLRMLYERDSRMHFLSATHWLMTDKLEQEDFVNAVIAEEERQNQEAEDKDSDDEGSLSLDDYDVNPEFYSTVAAQRLSRNARLERLKAQQIRSQRDRRLAEMGPKLEILKHMPFVVPFETRVMIFRQFIHLDRVRRDGDNPFPMFPMHPSARHHARIRRGQLFDDAYEQFYQLGDGLKDPIQITFVDQFDAPEAGIDGGGVTKEFLTSVTSEAFGNERGGLGMFTPNEQGLLFPNPTIADTMRQSLRQRGLRDGDGEFGYAMANLFKRFEFLGRIVGKCMYEGILVDLAFAGFFLLKWPSAGTKGENAYKGSINDLRDMDAELYNGMLRLKNYAGDLSDLGFDFTVEDQVSAPGQPVKTVTRKLIANGDLTPVTNDNRLLYISYMARHRLVVQPSLQTAAFLRGLHTMIKPSWLSMFNQSELQRLVGGDSSEIDINDLRHNTVYSGLYEIGDDREEHPTIKLFWKVMEGFTDAQRRDVLKYVSSTPRAPLLGFSQLRPKFSIRDGGTDEERLPSTSTCVNLLKLPRYTSEKTLRDKLLYAVTSGAGFDLS
- a CDS encoding polyadenylate-binding protein, with protein sequence MAANTTSGAVDQLANDLSNTTLNGSGDAKAPTIDTNVAATTEDASGPTPNSAAPHPQNSASLYVGELDPSVTEAMLFELFSQIGAVASIRVCRDAVTRRSLGYAYVNYNSTSDGEKALEELNYTLIKGRPCRIMWSQRDPALRKTGQGNVFIKNLDVAIDNKALHDTFAAFGNILSCKVAQDEHGNSKGYGFVHYETDEAASQAIKHVNGMLLNEKKVYVGHHIPKKDRQSKFEEMKANFTNIYVKNISADATDDQFRELFEQYGDITSSSLARDPEGKSRGFGFVNFTTHEAAFKAVDELNGKDLRGLDLYVGRAQKKHEREEELRKSYEAARLEKASKYQGVNLYIKNLGDDIDDEKLRTMFSEFGPITSAKVMRDTPAETAEKEREEREKEKEKEDKDKENKKDDAAETTEPKEAEEEESADKKSDKKTDKKLGKSKGFGFVCFSNPDDATKAVAEMNQRMIEGKPLYVALAQRKDVRKSQLEASIQARNQLRMQQAAAAAGMPQQYMQPPVFYAPGQQPGFMPQGGRGMPFPQPGLGMGGVQGGRPAQFPGYPQQGGRGGVPQQLPPNMYGMPGQFPPQYGQPGTPQFMAAMQQAQQAALGGGRGGPQGGRGAMPPPNAAGGIPGAGMPGYPPNNRQQGNMGRGVNANGARAGGNFPNQPRGDANTSSALQMQIAAAPPAQQKQMLGELIFPKIQAINADLAGKITGMLLEMDNAELINLIEDDVSLKAKVDEALAVYDEYVKAQGGAEDGEAKKEEEAKA